The genomic window AGATGCAAGCTATAACAATGTGTATCCGTGGAATGAAGACGAGGCACGAGACCCTCCTGTTCTCCCTCCACATTTACAACATACCTTGCTCAGCTACCCTCCTAACAGCGGCGACACGTCGGCAAATCTTCCGTTACCGCAGAACGTGATCCTCAACCATCTCTATATCGAGAACAGGGAACCTCCGCGATCGGTAGTGGCACTTGGATTCACTCATCGCTTCCGTTCCAAATATGTCACC from Rutidosis leptorrhynchoides isolate AG116_Rl617_1_P2 unplaced genomic scaffold, CSIRO_AGI_Rlap_v1 contig473, whole genome shotgun sequence includes these protein-coding regions:
- the LOC139883925 gene encoding SNF1-related protein kinase regulatory subunit beta-3-like is translated as MVSGDRCCEGENQDKFAAGGANHQPSIVSSAPLPPPPPRQDEPTVVGFEVPKSPDASYNNVYPWNEDEARDPPVLPPHLQHTLLSYPPNSGDTSANLPLPQNVILNHLYIENREPPRSVVALGFTHRFRSKYVTVVLYQPVQRRGCS